From the genome of Fundidesulfovibrio terrae:
TTTTTGCGCCAGGATTCGGCCAGAAACGCCTGCACCTGCGTGGAGGACGCAAGCCCCAGGTCGTGCCAACTCCTGGCCCGCTCCACGGCCTTGGCCGCGCAGCCGAAGCGTTCGAGGATCTTTTTGGACGTGCGAGGGCCGAGCCCCGGCGCGTGCTTGAGGCACAGGCTGGCCCAAAACTCCTGGCGCTGGGGATCGGTCACGGCGCTACTGGCCCAGCTGTTTGAGCTTCTGCTTGGCCTTGCCGGAGAATTCGGAGGACGGGTGCTCGTCTACGAGCATTTTCAGGTGGAAGGCGGCGTTGGCCTTGTCCCCCAGTCGCTCGTAGGCGTCCGCGATGCGGTACAGGGCCTCGGCTGATTTGGAGTCCTTGGGGAAGCGGGTGGTCACTTCCTTGAAGCTCAAGATGGCCTGGTTGTAGCTCTTGTCGCCCATGTAGCTCTCGCCGATCCAGTAAAGGGCCTCGGGGGTCTTGGGGGAGCTGGGATACTTGGCCAGAAAGTCGTTGAATTTCCGGCGGCCTTCGTCGTTGTGGTTGGCGGAGACAGCGCGAAGCGCCTCGGTGTAAAGCAGCTGCTCCTGGACGTCCGCGGCCTGCGGTGCGGCCGTCTGAGCTGCAGGCGCGGCGGGTGCCGGTTGCGGCGTGGTGCCCTGCGGCTTGGCCGGAGTAGTGGAGGGTGCGGCGGAAGAAACGGGCGCGGGCTGGGCCGCGGAAGCGAGAGGTTGAGGCGTGCGGGCCGCCTGCTTGCCCTTGGCGAACCTGGAACCTTCAACGGCTGGAGCTGCCATGGGCACGGGCTGCTTGGCTGATTCGCCGAGCGTCACCACCGGGGGCTGCAAGACGGGCAGCGGCTGGGGAGCGGGCGTCGCGGGAACCGGTTGCGCCTGCGGGGAGGGCTGCGCTGCCGTGGCGGCGGGAGCGCCCGGCGCGCCCGAAGCGAGAGAGGAATACGGGATCACCTGCCCGTACGCCACCGGCTGGCGGGAACCGGCCACGGGTGCGGGCTTGTGGTCCTTGCCCTTCTGGGTCTTGGAGGGGACGGCGGGTTGGCCCTGGCCAAGGCGGTCCAGGCGGCTGGCGATGTCTCGCAGCTTGTAGTCGATGTCGGCGTCCCGGGCCCGCTGCTGTTCCTGGAAACGGGAGAATCCGGCCTCGAGGTTGTCCAGCCGGGAAGCCTGGGTGGCCTCCTGCCCGGCCTTGCCCTTGTTCTGGGCGCAACCGGAGACGGCGAGCGCAAGTGCCAGGACGGTCAGGCCGAATCGTTTCACCGCATCCTCCAAGAGTTTTCATTGCGATAATCGAGCCTTGCCGTGAAAGCAAGCTCCCCGGGCCGGAAAATCGCTTGGTCGAACACAAACTTCCGGTTTTCCGGTAAGCCGGTCCAAGCGCGTTGCATCGCGGGCGTTTTTCAGGCACATAACCGGCGCCGCGCCTGCGCGGTCACAAGTCCACAAGGAGTCCGGTCCAGCGTGAACGAGAACCTTCTCTTCGCGGCCATAACGGCCCTCGTCTGCCTGCCCCTTTCCCTGGCCCTGGCCGCAGCCGGCCTGCCCCTGGCCAGTGCGTCGATGCTCCTGAACCCGCCCAAGCGGGTGAAGGTCTTCCGGGACAAGTACGGGCAGCAGACCGCCACCTTCTGCCTTCTGGCCGGGATCATCGCCACGGCCTGCCTGGGGGCGGCGGCGGGCTTCCTGCCCATGGTGTTCCCCGCCGCGGCCTCCTTCTGGCTGGGCTGGCCCCTGCCCCTGGCTCCCCTGGCCGCCCTGCTCGTCTTGTGCGCCGTCCTGGCCGTGGCCTACCGGGCCACCTGGCAGATCCTCAAGGAGAACCGCCCCGCCCATGCCGCCATGGGAATGGCCGCCACCGTCTGCGGCTGGGGCCTGGGCTACCTGTTCCTGTCGTTCTTCAGGCATTTCGCCGTCAGCTCCGCCGACCCTGCCGCCGACCCGACCCTCTTCCTTCCGCCCCTGGACTCCGCGTCCTGGCTGCTTCTTCCGAGCGTGCTCGCCCTGACCCTGGCCATGGCCGGAGCATCCGCCCCGCTCTACCTGATCTACCGCCGGGAAAAGGATGACTTCGGGCGCGACTACTACAACTACGCCCTCAAGATGGCCGGCAAGTGGGCCCTGGGCGGCAGCGCCGGAGCCTTGGCCTCCCAGGGCGCGCTTTTCGCCCTGCTCTGGCCCGTGGTCAGGGACATGCCCATCCGGGCCTCGTTCTTCTGGGGCGAGGCCGTGGCCCTGACGGCCTTCGTCATGGCCGGACTGCTCTGGAGCATGGTGCTCAAGAACCAGAACCCGCTTCGCCTGAAACTCCACTGCGTGACCGGATACGCCCTGGCCGTGGCTGGGCTTTCGGGCATGGCGGTGGCCGTCTCCCGTTTCTTTTTCGGCTAGGCAGGCCTTCCCCCGTTTCTTTTCCGGCCGGAGGGTGTAGGATGCCTCGTCCCTCCCGCATATGACCGGGCCGCATGTCGCGGCCCTCGGTCCGGGGGAAAGGAGGCTCCATGCCCGAGCATTCTTCGCAGGATCTGTTCTCGGCCCTGTGTAAAGCCCTCAAAAGCGGTGATCTCGACGCAGCCGCGGGCCTTTATGACGACGAGGCGGTCTTCGTGGTTTCCCCCGGGCGGATAGCCCGGGGCAAAGAAGAAGTCCGCAACGCCCTGGCCGGGTTCATTGCCCTGAAGCCCACCCTGGTTATCGATCCGGTTGAGGTCGTAAGCACCGGAGACATTGCGCTTGTATTGGGTTCCTGGACGTTGTCGGGCACCGGGGCGGACGGTACGCCGGTCCTCATGAGCGGCCGGTCCGCGGATGTCCATCGCCGCCGGGACGGTGTCTGGCGCATCCTGGTGGACAACCCGTGGGGCACGGGCGTCCTCCCCGGCTGACGGGCTTGCGGGGATACCACCCACGAAAAAGGACGGCCCCCCATGAGGAGCCGCCCGTTCGTTTCTTCGTGAGAAAAGCGCTACATGCCCGACGGCCCGCGCATGTCGAACTCGGAGCGCGAAATGTTAGTGCCGTTAAGCATCCCGACAGGCGTCTGGATGCTTAACAGCCTGGTGTCGCGTTATGTTCCGCCTTGTTTGACCCGGGTCGAATCGGCGGAATAATTCGAGAGTTATTTCCTGACCTTTTCCTTTCCTTGGCAAGAAGCACGCAAGCGGAACGGATGTTGCTTGCTAAGATTTCACTCGTCCTCTTTTTCACCTACTCCTCTCCCGCCAGTCAGTACCGTTCTTACTTGGCGGCAAGTACGGATTTCCGTCTGTTCCTGCAATCATGTTACCGCATGGAGGATTATCCATGAAAAAAGGAATGCTTATCCCAGGATTATTCCTACACGGTCTCATTGTTGCCCTGTCCCTGTCTTCCGTTGCGTTCGGGCAGGTTTCAGCCATTCAGATTCCCGTGATCGTGAACATTACCCCGATGCGGGGATGACCCCAGACGGCGCCAAGGACGCCATCAAGGAGGCCAACAAGGCTCACAAGCAGGCCAACATGCAGCTCGTGGTGGTCAAGGTGCAGAACGCCACCGAAGGCGATGCCGGAAATGACGGGGAATTCAACAAGGATGAACGAAAAGCCGTGCGCACCTTCGGCGGCAAGGAACTCGAAAAGCTCCCCAACCAGAAGGGGCTCAAGATCTGTTTCGGCAAGACGCCCACAACGGAATCGCCCACCAACCCGGGCATCAGCGTCCACAAGGACCCGACCCTTATCGTGAAGAACCGTGCCACTGCGGCCGAAACCGGCCAGACCATCGCCCACGAGATCGGCCATGTGATGACCCTGGGGGCGGGACACACGGTCACATCCACTCAGAAGGCCAACGCCGGCGGCCACACCCCCAATACGCCGGGCGAGACGGGGAAAGAGAACCTGATGGCCCCCAGCAACTACCGGACGGATACCAAGCTGACCGCGGACCAGATCGCGGAGATGCAGACCCGCAAGTACTTCGTCGGCAAGTGCTCCACGCAGTTCAACTCCGCCTTTCCGGCAGTCAAGGACAAGCAGCAGTTCGGCGCCAACACGGATGCCGGCAACGACCAGGGTGGCGCGCCGGCCATTTTCGACCTGCACCAGATGTTCTTGGCATCGCTGGAATCCTCGGGGGTCATCCAGTCGCAGATTTCGGTGCAGACCCCCCTGCCAGGCAGCGCCATCGGCGCGACCTACACACTGGGGTTCGACTCCGACCAGAACGCCGCCACGGGCGTAGCCTACAGCGGCCTGCCCGGAGTGGACAGGGTCGTCAAGATCTCGGCCAGCGGCGTTTTCGGAACCCCCGGATTCTCCCTGACCGGTTCCGTCATCGATGCGGTAACATTGACGGTCGTCAGCCCCCTCAGCTCACTCCAGGCCGTGATAGCCGACTCGCTAGTCGATATCGACTAACCCGGTATCCCTGCCGAAACCAACTACCTCTTCGACATACCCAAGGCTGCCCTGGCCATCCCTTCCTTGGCCACGGACCTGCCCTTGGTGGCCACGGCCGGCGACGGTGTGTCCATCTTCGACGACAGCATTTTTGATTTCGACCTGATCCGCTGGCTGGAAGACCCCACCCTGGAAACCTTCGGGGACGGCGTGCCCAAACCCGGGGTTTCCTACCCGTTCAGCGTCTCTGGACTTGAGTCCCTGAGTCCCTTCGATCTGCTTCTGGACGGGCAAGTGATGCTGAGCGCGTCCCTCGACGCCACGGGCAGCTTTGCCGGCAGCTTCATCTTCCCGAATATCCCGGTGAACACCCTCCACTTCATCACGGCCCAGGACAGCACCGGCGAATTCGCCTACAGCATGACCTGCCCCACCCCTGAACCCACGTCCCTCCTCCTTCTCGGCTCAGGGGCCGGTCTGCTGGGCTTGCGCAAGCGCCGCCGGGCCGGCCGGTAGTGCCAACCGATTGTTGAATACGAGCAAGGCTGCCTCGGAAACCCCGGGGCAGCCTTGTCGTTCTCGTGTCGCGCCGCACTATCCGCCACGCGTTCAGCGCTGCGAGGTGGACATGAGGTATATTTCGTGGGGGTCGAGGATGAGCACCACCGAGCCGTCGCCCATGATGGTTGCGCCCGAGAGACCGCGCGTGTCGAACTCCGAGAGATAGCTGCCCAGGGGCTTGATGACCACTTCCTGCCGCTCCAGCAACTTGTCCACGATGACCCCCAGGCGGCGGTCGTTGTCGTGGAGGATGACCATGGACACGATCTCCTTGTCGTCTTCCGGGGCGGGAGGGAGTTCGAGCACCTCGCGCAGCTCGATAATGCCCAGGACCTCTCCGCGAAGGGTCACGGCCTTGCGCTTGTTGACCTCGGTCATGCGCTTGACCTCGATCTTGGTGGTCTCTGACACCGCGTCCAGGGGGATGGCGTAGGTCTGGTCGCCCACCATGACCATGAGGGCGTCGATGATGGCCAGGGTCAGGGGAAGGGCCATGGTGAACTTGGTGCCCTTGCCCACCTCGCTGGTCACGCTCACGGTGCCCTTGAGATTCTTGATGTTGGTGCGCACCACGTCCATGCCCACGCCGCGCCCGGATATGTCGGTGATCTTCTCGGCCGAGGAAAAGCCCGGCATGAAGATGAGTTCCAGGGCGTCCCGGTCGTCGAGGTTCTTGGCCTCCTCGGGGGTGATGAGCCCCTTGCGGATGCCCACCTCGCGCATCTTGGCCGGATCGATGCCCTTGCCCTCGTCCTCCACTTCGATGGCCACGGAGTTGCCCCGGTGGTAGGCGCGAAGCCAGACCTTGCCCACGGGGCTCTTGCCAGCCGCGAGGCGGGCTTCCTCGGTCTCCAGGCCGTGGTCCACGCTGTTTCGGATGAGGTGCACCAGGGGATCGCCGATGACCTCCACCACCGACTTGTCCAGTTCGGTCTCTTCGCCTTCCATGATCAGCTCCACTTCCTTGCCCGACTTGCGCGACAAGTCGCGCACCAAGCGCGGGAAGCGGGAGAACACCGAAGAAACGGGCACCATGCGCACTTTCATGATGGTGTCCTGGAGGTCGTCGGACAGCCTGGCCATGGCATAGGTGGTTTCGGTGAGCTGCTGGGCGATTTCCTGCACGTCGAGCTTGCCCTCTTCCAGGGAGCGGGCCAGCAGGGCGTACCGGTTTCTGTTGATGATGAGCTCGCCGATCAGGTTCATGAGGTGGTCGAGTTTCTCATGATCCACGCGGATGGTGGAGGACACCTTGGCCGCACCTGGAGCCGAGGGAGCGGCAGGCGCGGGGGCGGCCGCCTCCGGCTTGGGGGCGGGTTTCGGCTCGGCTTTAGACGCGGGAGCGGCGGCCTGGGCCGGTTCGGCCTTCGGCTGCGCCTTGGGAGCTTCTTCCTTTTTGGGCTTGGGGGCGGGTTCCGGTTTGGCCGCCTCTTCTTTCGCGGGAGCAGGCGTGACGACCGTCTCGGCCTTCTCGGGTGCGGCAGGCTGCGCGGCCTTCACGCCGCCCATGAGCGCGGCCAAGGCGGCCTTGATCATGTCCTCGAGGATGCCGCACTCCTGGCGCAGGATGTCGAGCATCATCTCGAAATCCATGCCGGTCTTCCGGGCCTGGTCCACGAGCCCGGCGGTGCGCTCGGCGTAGGTTTTGAGCTCACCGAAGCCCATGTAGCCTGTTGAGTTGCGTAGCGTGTCCAGCGAACGGTAGAGCCCGTCGATGTATTCCTTGTTGGTGCCGTCCTTGGCCAGTTCGTCCAGGGCCAGATGGATGTTGGCCAGCTGCTGGGTGACGGTTTCCTCGAAAATTTCCTTATCCTCGTCGTCCAGGCCGGAGTCGCCGGACGACGAGGCCGTTTCGTCCGCGGGGGCCGGAGCTTCCGGCTTGGGAGCGGCTTCCGGGGCCTGCGCCGCTTCGGGTTCGGGCGCGGCCTCATCAACAGACTCGGACGACTTGAGCGGTTCGGCCTGCACGGCCATGTCCCCGAAATCCACGTCGCCCGTGGCCACGGCCTGCTGGAGCTTGTCCACCAGGAAGGAGATATCCATGGGCGTGGCCTGGTTGTGCTTGGCGTCGATTTTGGAGACCAGGGTCTCCATCATATCCACGGTGCCGAGCAGCAGGTCGATCATGCGCGGGGTGGCGGTCATTTCCCCCTTGCGCACCTTGTTGAGCAGGGTTTCTGCCTCGTGCGTGAGGGAGTTGAGCTCCTTGTGGCCGATGATGCCGGAGTTGCCCTTGAGGTTGTGGAAGTAGCGGAAGGTGTCGTTGACCAGATCGCCGCCCGCGCCCGCGGGATCCTTCTCCAGTTCGAGAAGAGAGGCGTTCAGGTTTTCGATGATCTCCTGGGCTTCCTCGAGGAAATCGTTCAGGTGGCCCTCGCCGATGGCCTGAAGCCCGTAGGACGGGCCGGTCTCAGTGGCTTCCGGCATGATGAAGCCGCGTGATTCTCCTCCGGGGGTCTTTTCCGGTCTGGGCACGTCAACCTCCTCGGAGGAACTGGCGGCAGTCTGTTCGGACGCGGGCGCGGTCTGCCCGGAAGGGGCGGCCGCAGGCAGTTCCTCGCCCGCCAGGATGGCTTCGATGCGGTGGATGATGGAGGCGGTCTCGACCTCGCCCTCGTAGCCGTGGGTTTCCAGGCTGTCGATCATGGTCCGCAGGGCGTCGGTGGCAGCCAGGATAACGTCCATGATGCCAGCGGTGACGCCGATCTTGCCCTTGCGCAGTTCGTCGAGGATGTTTTCCGCCTTGTGGGCCAGGCCGTTTATCTGGTTGAGCCCCAGAAATCCCGACGCGCCCTTGAGCGAATGCATGGGCCGGAAAATTTCGTTGAGCAGGCCAAGGTTCTCCGGGTTCTTCTCGAGCTCAAGCAGGTTGGGCTCGATGGTCTCCAGGTGCTCCTTGGCTTCGACGATGAAATCGGCGAAGAGTTCCGGATCCATGAAATCCTGGCTCATGAGTACCTCTGTAAGGCGAATTGAAGCCGTCTAGCCAAGCAGCATCTTGACATTCTTGACCATTTTCTCGGGCTGCGCCGGCTTGACCATGTACATGTTGGCGCCGATGGAGAGCCCGGCCTGGATGTCCTTCTCCTGCCCTTCGGTGGAGAGCACCACGATGGGTATGTCGCTGTAGGCATCCTGTTCCCGCACGCTCTTGATGAACGTGAAGCCGTCCATGCGGGGCATGTTGATGTCCGAGATGATCAGGTCGATCTTCTCGGAGGAGTAGAGCTTCTCCAGGCCATCGAGACCGTCCTCGGCCGTGACCACCTTGAAACCTTCCTTTTTCATGATGAAGGCCACAAGGTTGCGAACGGTTTTGGAATCGTCCACGATAAGAATCGTCTTTGGCATAATGGGCTCCTAGCTCTTGAGCACTTTCTGGAAGAGACGGCTGACCGACAGTATCTTGATCAGCCTGTCGCCGGCCTTGAGCAGGCCGGCCATGAGTTCAGCGTTCACGCCCACCTGGGATTCGATGTTCCATTCTATATCGGCACGCGGGGCCTTGTACATGGTGTCGATGGCTCGAACTCGCAAGCCTATCTGCATGTCGCGCAACCGGCAGACGATGAGGAAATTGTCCTCCTGCCCGTCTTCGGCCGGCACGTCCAGCAGGCAGGCCAGGTCGATAAGCGGCGTCACCCGGCCCCGCAGGTTGGTCACTCCGGCGAGAAACGGCGGAGCTGCCGGGAGCTTGGTGGCCGCCACGGCGCGAAGCACCTCCTGCACCAGCATGATGGGCACGGCGAAGACCTGTCCCGACACGTAAAAGCTCACCAGCCTGAGTTCTTCCTCGGCCATGAGGCTCGACTCGAGGTCCACGCCGGACTCGGGTGCCTCCTGGTCCGTGGCGGCTCCCATGACCTGCTCGGCCTGGACGGGGCTTTTGAGGGCCCTGCCTTCCGGAGTGTTTTCCCACCCTGCCCCGACGTATTTTTCCAGGAACGCGCGTTCGGAACCCGTCAAGTCTGCGGACCGCTGGCCCGATTCGGGGAGAGCCACGTCGTGCTCAAAGTAGTTTTCCAGCGTTTTCATGCGGGCAGTATTTCCTTGGCCAAGGCCATGTATTCCTTGGCTCCCCGGGACTCCGGGGCCACGTCGTAGATCACCTGTCCCCTGGCGCTGGCTTCCCTGAACTGCGTGTCCATGTCGATCACCGTCTCGAACATCTTGGAGCCGAGTTTCTTGCGCAGAAGCTCAAGCACCCTGCGGCACGCCCCGGCGCGCCGGTCGAACATGGTGGCCAGGGCCTTCCAGGCCACGGGCCTCGGGAGCACCTTGTTCAGCAGGCGGATCGAATCGAATATCAACCGCAATCCGTGCAAGGCCAGAAACTCAGTCTGGATGGGGATGATGAGCAGATCCGAGGCCACCATCGCGTTCACCAGAAGTACTCCCATGTTCGGCGGACAATCGAGGATCACGAAGTCGTACCCCAGCGCCGCCTCGGCCAGCAGGTTCTTGAGCAGAAGCCCCTTGTTCTCGCGTCCCTTGAGGTCGATATCCAGCTCCGAAAGCCTGACGTTGCTGGCCACTATGTCCACGCCCCCCTGCGGGGCCAGGATCACGGCCTTGTTCCAGAGCTCGCGGTCGAACGACTCGGCCAGCAGCAGGTCGTAGGCCGATATGGGCACGTTCTCTGGAAACATCCCCAGATGGACCGAAGCGCAACCGTGCGGATCCAAGTCCATCAGCAGGACCTTTTTGCCCAGCCTGGCCAAGGCTCCCCCCAGCGACAAGGCCGTGGTCGTCTTGCCGACGCCTCCCTTTTGGTTGGCGATGGCCACTACGCTTGCTCCCACGCTCGCTCACCACCGTTTCCGGCGGGAAAGGGCTGGGCCATCATGATATTTCTCGGCCAACATGCGGATTTTCTTTATCCTTCTTTCAAATAAATGATGGCGCCCGGGTAGTGTTTCGGCTTGAAGGCGCGCGATATGTTGTGCAGCGACTCCGAGTGGCCGATGAGCAGGAATCCTCCGGGAAGCAGGTTGTCGTAGAACGACCCGATGACGTTCTTTTTCATCTCGTCGTCGAAGTAGATGATGACGTTGCGGCAGAACACCAGCTGGGAGCGGTCCACGCGCTTGAGCATGGCCTTGTCGCTCAGGTTGATCTGCCCGAAGTTGACCAGGCGCTTCACCTCTGGCTTGACCTTGAACTTGCCGTCCTCCGCTGAGAAATACTTGGTCACGATCTCCTTGGGAGTGGTGCGCAGGGTGTAGTCGTTGTAGACCCCGTTGCGGGCCGAGGCCAGGACCGCTTCAGACAGGTCGTTGGCCGTGATCTTGATGTCCCAGGAGTTGATCTCGCTTTTCAGGACCTCGTGCAGGATGATGGCCAGGGTGTACGGTTCCTCTCCGGTGGAGCACCCGGCGGACCAGATGCGCAGCTTTTTTCCGCCCAGCTTGCGCTGCTTATCGAGGACCTCGGGGAGGACGTTGTTCTGGAAGACCGCCAGTTGGGGCGGATTGCGGTAGAAACTGGTCTCGTTGGTGGTGACCACTTCGAAGAGGCGGTTGAGTTCCTGGCGCTTGCCGGGGTCGTACTGCAGGAAATGGTAGTACTCTGCGAAGCTCTTGAGGTTGAGTTCCTTGAGACGGTTGGCCAGCCTGTTCTCGAGCAGGTATTTGCGGTTATCCGCGATGTAGATGCCCGATTGCTGGTAAATGTAGTCCCTGAGTTGCACGAACTCGGAATCCGCAATCTTGAGCTCCTTTCGCAAGGAGATGGTCTTGGAGAAAAGCGAGGACATTTAGTGACCCACACCCTGTTCTTCTTGAATCTTCGAGATCGCGTCCTCCGCTGCTGCCGTCAGTTCCGGGTCGCTTCCGTTGAGCACTTCCAGCAAAGCGCGGAAAGCGACATTGCCGCCGATTTCTCCTAGCGTCTCCACCACCTTGAGAGCCACCAGTTTGTTGGGGCTCTCAAGAAGCTCCACCAGCCTCGGTGCGGCTTCGCGGGCCGTGCGCATGCCGAGCGCCTCCAGGGCGCGGATGCGTACCCAGTCGTCCGGGTCGTCCAGCGCCTGCACGAGGTAGGTGGTGCCCTCGCTCAGGGAGCAGCAATGGCCGATCTGCTCAACCACGGCGATGCGCACCTCCCGGGACTCGTCAGAAAGCCGGGAAACCAGGAGTTTCAGACCCTCGCCGTCCGGGGCGCACAGGCCTGCCACGGCTTCGATGGCGACCTTGCGGATGTCGGGGATTTCGTCTTCAAGGGCGGCCTTGAGTTCCACGAGGTTTTTCTCAGGCTCGATCTTGCCCAGGGCAAAGACGGCCATGAGCCGGTCGATGGGCTCGTCCGACCGGGCCATCTCCTTGAATCGAGAGGCCATCTCGGGCGTCCCCAGGGCCACGCACGCGTCAAGGGCCGCCTCCTTCACGTCGTCATAGGGGTGGCTCAGCAGGGCGAAAATGGCGTCGGACGCGCCGACCACGCGCATCTTCTGCCCCAGGAAGGCCAGGGCGCCCTTCAGCACGGTCCCGTCCGCGTTGCGGGCCAGCACGTCCTGGAAGAACTCTACGGCTTCGGCCCCGCCGACCTTGAGCAGCGCCTGCACGATTTCGCGCTGCACGTCCCGGTCGCGTTTCCAGAAGACTGCCATGAGCAGGCTTGAAACCTCGGGGCCGCCTATGCGGGAGAGGACCTCCACGGCGATCATGGACAGGGCGTGTTCGCCGGAAGTCAGCGCGTTCTTCAGGGCTTCGGAGAGTCCCATGGCAGTCAGGGTGGTTATGGCCAGCTCGAGGCGGTCCTGGTCGCGGTCCGGGTCGAGGGCTCCGGCAAGCTCCAGAATGGCCTGGGATGAGGTGGTCCCGCCCACGAAGGCCAGCCCGTGCACCGCCGCGTCCTGGATTTCCGTATCCTCGTCTGAGAGCGCCGCCAGCAGGTAGTCACGGAATTTGACCCGTTCGGCGTCGGACAGCAGGGTCAAGGACTTGCCGCCCAGGATCTTCACCACGGATTTGCAGATCTTGTTGCGAAGCGCCGCCGGGGAGTCGTCCAGGCGCTTGATGAGCATGGTCACGGCCTTGACGTTGCCGATCTCGCCCAGGGCGTCCACGATCATGGAGGCCACCAGGTCGGAGGATTTTCCGAGCGCCCCGATGAGCGCGCTCACGGAGGATTCGTCGCGTATCTTGGCCAGGGCCTCGATGACCGCGAACTGCACCCACTCGTCGTCGGCCAGGGCCTTGTTGAGGCATTTGGCCGCCTCGGGCTTGCCGAGCGCCCCCAGGCTGACCGCCGCCTGGTAGCGGACGTTGACTTCGGGGTCCTTGAGCAGGGCTTCGCAGAGCGGGTCCACGGCCATGAGGTTGTCCGTGGAGCCGATGATGTCGGAGGCGAATATGCGCATGTCCGGGTCGTCATCGTGCAGAAGGGCCACGAGGGTCGGGAAGTCCTGGTCTCCGACCTCGCGCATGACGTCCATGGCGATGTTGCGGGCGGGCGGGTCGTCGGAGCGCAGAAGAGGAGCAACGGCACGCACCACGGCCGGGCCGCCGATGCGGCGTAGCGCCCTGTCGGCCGCCTCCTGTACGCCCAGGTTCTGGCTCTGCACCAGCTTGGCGAGCAGGGGGACCGCTTCCTCGATTCTGGCTTCCCCGGCGGCGAAAGCGGCTTCGCGTTCCTGCTCTACGTCTCCGGACTGCAGTTGGCCAAACAATTCGTCGTGCTCACCCATAAGCTCCCCGGCTGCCGTCCCTTTTCCGGACGGCTCGCTGCTCATTTATAGAGACCGTGCATGATGGCCTGGGCCATTTCGTCGATGTCCACGATTTCGTCGGCAAGTCCCGCGTCCACGATGGCCTTGGGCATGCCGTAGACCACGCAGGAGGAATCGGACTGGGCCAATGCGCGACCGCCTTTCTGCTTGAGAATTTTGACGCCTTCGAGGCCGTCCGAGCCCATTCCCGTGAGGATCACCCCCAGGGCGCGCTTGCCCACGGCTTCGGCGGCCGAGCCCACGAGCACGTTGGCCGAAGGCTTGTAAAGGGCGTCGGCGGGGTCGGTGGTGATTTCGATCTCCACCCGGCTCACCTTCTGGATCAGCTTCAGGTGCTTGCCTCCGGGCGCGATGAACACCTTCCCGGGGGCGAGCCTGTCTCCCGTTTCGGCCTCCTTGACCGACACCTGGCACACGCCGTCCAGGCGCTTGGCGAAGGGGCCGGTGAAGGCCGCGGGCATGTGCTGGGCGATGACGATGGAGGCGGGAAAATCCTTGGGCAGGGCCGAGAGCACCTTCTGCACGGCCGGAGGCCCGCCGGTGGAAACGCCGATGGCCACCACGTCGCGCGTAAGCGACCCGGAAGGCCTGACGAAATCCTTGCGGGCCTCGTGCTCCCCAGGGGCGCAGGGGGCGCTCAACGTGGGCACGCAGGTCTTGCGGAAGGCCATGGGCGGCCTGAACTTGCGCCGGGCGATCTGCTTGACCTTGGCCTGGAGGTCTTCCTCGATCTTGACGATATCCAGGGAGACCTTGGAAAGCTGCTTGGGGATGAAATCGACCGCGCCGAGCTCCATGGCCTTGAGCGTTGCCTCGGCCCCTTCCACGGTGAGGGAGCTGACCATCAGCACGGGCTTGGGCATCTCCATCATGATGTGCTTGAGCGCGGTGAGACCGT
Proteins encoded in this window:
- a CDS encoding PEP-CTERM sorting domain-containing protein (PEP-CTERM proteins occur, often in large numbers, in the proteomes of bacteria that also encode an exosortase, a predicted intramembrane cysteine proteinase. The presence of a PEP-CTERM domain at a protein's C-terminus predicts cleavage within the sorting domain, followed by covalent anchoring to some some component of the (usually Gram-negative) cell surface. Many PEP-CTERM proteins exhibit an unusual sequence composition that includes large numbers of potential glycosylation sites. Expression of one such protein has been shown restore the ability of a bacterium to form floc, a type of biofilm.), translating into MATDLPLVATAGDGVSIFDDSIFDFDLIRWLEDPTLETFGDGVPKPGVSYPFSVSGLESLSPFDLLLDGQVMLSASLDATGSFAGSFIFPNIPVNTLHFITAQDSTGEFAYSMTCPTPEPTSLLLLGSGAGLLGLRKRRRAGR
- a CDS encoding YybH family protein — translated: MPEHSSQDLFSALCKALKSGDLDAAAGLYDDEAVFVVSPGRIARGKEEVRNALAGFIALKPTLVIDPVEVVSTGDIALVLGSWTLSGTGADGTPVLMSGRSADVHRRRDGVWRILVDNPWGTGVLPG
- the ybgF gene encoding tol-pal system protein YbgF — encoded protein: MKRFGLTVLALALAVSGCAQNKGKAGQEATQASRLDNLEAGFSRFQEQQRARDADIDYKLRDIASRLDRLGQGQPAVPSKTQKGKDHKPAPVAGSRQPVAYGQVIPYSSLASGAPGAPAATAAQPSPQAQPVPATPAPQPLPVLQPPVVTLGESAKQPVPMAAPAVEGSRFAKGKQAARTPQPLASAAQPAPVSSAAPSTTPAKPQGTTPQPAPAAPAAQTAAPQAADVQEQLLYTEALRAVSANHNDEGRRKFNDFLAKYPSSPKTPEALYWIGESYMGDKSYNQAILSFKEVTTRFPKDSKSAEALYRIADAYERLGDKANAAFHLKMLVDEHPSSEFSGKAKQKLKQLGQ
- a CDS encoding zinc-dependent metalloprotease, producing MTPDGAKDAIKEANKAHKQANMQLVVVKVQNATEGDAGNDGEFNKDERKAVRTFGGKELEKLPNQKGLKICFGKTPTTESPTNPGISVHKDPTLIVKNRATAAETGQTIAHEIGHVMTLGAGHTVTSTQKANAGGHTPNTPGETGKENLMAPSNYRTDTKLTADQIAEMQTRKYFVGKCSTQFNSAFPAVKDKQQFGANTDAGNDQGGAPAIFDLHQMFLASLESSGVIQSQISVQTPLPGSAIGATYTLGFDSDQNAATGVAYSGLPGVDRVVKISASGVFGTPGFSLTGSVIDAVTLTVVSPLSSLQAVIADSLVDID